In [Mycobacterium] stephanolepidis, the genomic window CGGTCGTGCACCCCGTGGCGATCTCGGGCTCGTCGGCGACCACCAATGCCAGGCTCCGCAGCGTCTTGGTGACCCGCGCGGTCTGGCCGTCGTTGACGTCGGTGAAGTAGGGCGCCTCATGGATGAGGTCGAGGTAGATCTCGGCCACCAGGTGACTCTTGGAGGAGAAGTAGGTGTACGCGGTCGCGGGGGCTACCTTTGCCCGCGCGGCCACGCCGCGGATCGTCATATCCGCATATGTCGTCTCGCCGAGCATCTCCCGGCCCGCGGTGACGATCTTGCGGATCGTCTCTTCTTGCCGCCGGTTTCGCGGCGATTCGCTTGTCAGGGTCACCACAGCTTCACTGGACACCTGTCCAGATTAGCGTGTGTGTGATTCCTGGGCAATACGGTTCATGAAAAATACTGTCCAACACTAGTTTTTGAGTAGTAACCGGATGAGCTCTTGCCATGGCTTGATTTAGATGGTTATGTTTCACAGGTAGGGAATGGACATGTGTCCAGATTCTTGGAATGAGGTGACATGGCACTTCTGGCCGATGGCGACAGTGATCTGTTCATCGACGGAAAGTTGATTCCCGGCGGTGCCGGACGGTTCCCGACGGTGAACCCGGCCACCGAGGAGGTGCTCGGAACCGCGGCGGACGCCGATGTCGATGACATGAGCCATGCCATCGAGGCGGCGCGTCGTGCGTTCGACGACACCGATTGGTCACGGGATGTCCAGTTGCGGGTGCGGTGCCTGCGACAGCTGCGGGATGGCATGAGGGCCAATATCGAGGAGCTGCGCGACCTGACCATCGCCGAGGTGGGGGCGCCTCGGATGCTGACCGCCGGTGCGCAGCTGGAGGGACCGGTGGACGATCTGCGATTCGCCGCCGATACCGCGGAATCCTTCGACTGGAACGCCGATCTCGGTGTTGCCTCACCGATGGGCATCAAGACTCGACGCACGCTTGCGCGCGAGGCCGTCGGCGTGGTCGGTGCGGTCACGCCGTGGAACTTCCCGCATCAGATCAACCTCGCCAAGGTGGGTCCGGCACTGGCCGCCGGTAACACCCTGATACTCAAGCCTGCTCCGGATACCCCCTGGTGTGCGGCGGTGCTTGGCCAAATCATCGCCGAGCACACCGATTTTCCACCGGGCGTCTTCAACATCGTCACCTCTAGCGACCACCGCATCGGTGCGCAGCTGTCGACGGATCCCCGGGTGGACATGGTGTCGTTCACCGGCTCCACGGCGACCGGGCGTGCGGTCATGGCCGACGCCGCCACCACCGTCAAAAAGGTGTTCCTGGAACTCGGCGGCAAATCGGCGTTCATCGTGCTCGACGACGCCGACCTCGCTGCGGCCTGCTCGGTCTCCGCATTCACCGCGGCGATGCATGCCGGACAGGGATGCGCCATCACCACCAGGCTTGTCGTACCGCGCGCACAATACGACGACGCGGTGCAGGCGGCGGCTGCGACGATGGGCTCGCTCAAGCCGGGGGATCCCACCAAACCGGGAACGATCTGTGGTCCGGTGATCTCGGCCCGCCAGCGCGACAGGGTTCAGTCGTACCTGGATCTTGCTGTTGCCGAGGGCGGTTCATTCGCCTGTGGAGGCGGGCGGCCGGAGGGCAGGGATCGCGGATTCTTCATCGAACCCACCGTCGTCACCGGACTGACCAACGACGCACGCGTGGCGCGCGAAGAGATCTTCGGACCGGTGCTCGTGGTGATCGCCCATGACGGCGACGACGACGCGGTGCGGATCGCCAACGACTCATCGTACGGACTGTCCGGAACGGTGTTCAGCGGAGACGATGAGCGCGCGGCGCGAGTGGCATCCCGGCTGCGGGTGGGAACGGTGAACGTCAACGGCGGTGTCTGGTATTCCGCCGACGTGCCCTTCGGCGGCTACAAGCAATCGGGTAACGGCAGAGAAATGGGCGTCGCCGGTTTCGAGGAGTACCTGGAAACCAAAGTCATTGCAACGGCTGTGAAATAGAGGAGATCTCATGGGAGAGTTTGAGGGCAAGGTCGCCATCGTCACCGGTGCCGCGCAGGGCATCGGTGAGGCCTACGCGCATGCGTTGGCCCGCGAAGGTGCGGCGGTGGTGGTCGCCGATATCAACGCCGAGTTGGGGGAGGGTGTCGCCAAGCAGATCGTGGCAGACGGCGGGACCGCGAGCTTCGTCAGTGTTGATGTATCAGACCCCGATTCGGCAATAGCCATGGCCGACAAGGCGGTCGCGGAGTTCGGCGGTATCGACTACCTGGTGAACAATGCTGCCATCTACGGCGGCATGAAGCTGGACCTGCTGCTGTCGGTGCCGTGGGACTACTACAAGAAGTTCATGAGCGTGAACCAGGATGGCGCCCTGGTGTGTACCCGCGCGGTGTACAAGCACATCGCCAAGCGTGGTGGCGGTGCCATTGTCAACCAATCTTCCACGGCTGCCTGGCTGTATTCGGG contains:
- a CDS encoding TetR/AcrR family transcriptional regulator, which encodes MSSEAVVTLTSESPRNRRQEETIRKIVTAGREMLGETTYADMTIRGVAARAKVAPATAYTYFSSKSHLVAEIYLDLIHEAPYFTDVNDGQTARVTKTLRSLALVVADEPEIATGCTTALLSNTDEAVRAVRDKIGLEIHRRIRSAMGPDADPRVVSALEMTFFGALMHAGSGTFTYHEIADKLTFVVDLMLGGNE
- a CDS encoding aldehyde dehydrogenase; translation: MALLADGDSDLFIDGKLIPGGAGRFPTVNPATEEVLGTAADADVDDMSHAIEAARRAFDDTDWSRDVQLRVRCLRQLRDGMRANIEELRDLTIAEVGAPRMLTAGAQLEGPVDDLRFAADTAESFDWNADLGVASPMGIKTRRTLAREAVGVVGAVTPWNFPHQINLAKVGPALAAGNTLILKPAPDTPWCAAVLGQIIAEHTDFPPGVFNIVTSSDHRIGAQLSTDPRVDMVSFTGSTATGRAVMADAATTVKKVFLELGGKSAFIVLDDADLAAACSVSAFTAAMHAGQGCAITTRLVVPRAQYDDAVQAAAATMGSLKPGDPTKPGTICGPVISARQRDRVQSYLDLAVAEGGSFACGGGRPEGRDRGFFIEPTVVTGLTNDARVAREEIFGPVLVVIAHDGDDDAVRIANDSSYGLSGTVFSGDDERAARVASRLRVGTVNVNGGVWYSADVPFGGYKQSGNGREMGVAGFEEYLETKVIATAVK
- a CDS encoding SDR family oxidoreductase, with translation MGEFEGKVAIVTGAAQGIGEAYAHALAREGAAVVVADINAELGEGVAKQIVADGGTASFVSVDVSDPDSAIAMADKAVAEFGGIDYLVNNAAIYGGMKLDLLLSVPWDYYKKFMSVNQDGALVCTRAVYKHIAKRGGGAIVNQSSTAAWLYSGFYGLAKVGINGLTQQLSRELGGQKIRINAIAPGPTDTEATRGTVPEQFRSELVKNIPLSRMGTVDDMVGMCLFLLSDKASWITGQVFNVDGGQIIRS